A genomic window from Prosthecobacter sp. SYSU 5D2 includes:
- a CDS encoding sodium/solute symporter (Members of the Solute:Sodium Symporter (SSS), TC 2.A.21 as described in tcdb.org, catalyze solute:Na+ symport. Known solutes for members of the family include sugars, amino acids, nucleosides, inositols, vitamins, urea or anions, depending on the system.) — MSHFATLDYIFFGIYLLASVLIGVLFVKEQRTMKDFFLAGRSMGSVVVAISVMAAMFSGISYIGGPGEVFKNGAAFGWILFSFFIATPVTTIFILPFFYRSRFITAYHYLEERFSLPVRLLGSGLFILRVLLWLGAATYAPALALQQATGLPLEFSILATGILTTLYTMMGGMKAVIWTDVMQFGVLFGGQLVILFVALGKIPGGLGEVIEVAKTHGQPTPIASLDPTIPYTWAGILIGGAVLNLIQMATDQVAVQRYMTARDLKTAQRGLWYKLIVTIPVLVLFYGTGCVLRTFYNHVPDPLANGQILKSDQILPWFVVHELPTGMAGILIAAIFAASMSTISAGLNSLASATMVDFQQRLTSKPLPADEKQIFQARLWTVLYGSMVIALAFIVSKLGNLVEATNTVIGLVGGPVLGMFLCGIFIRRVSAKGILIGTVIGFAASLLSVLWRGEAADGQVIKVSFLWYTSVGCVVTIAIAWVLSFFLPGKPARELEGLTWQQRNNEP; from the coding sequence ATGAGCCATTTCGCCACACTCGACTATATTTTCTTTGGTATCTATCTCCTGGCCTCCGTGCTCATCGGCGTCCTGTTTGTGAAAGAGCAGCGAACGATGAAGGACTTCTTCCTGGCAGGCCGCAGCATGGGCAGTGTGGTCGTGGCCATCTCGGTGATGGCGGCCATGTTTTCCGGCATCAGCTACATCGGTGGGCCGGGGGAGGTGTTTAAAAACGGGGCGGCATTTGGCTGGATCCTGTTCTCCTTTTTCATCGCGACGCCGGTCACGACGATCTTCATCCTGCCGTTCTTTTACCGGTCACGGTTCATCACCGCTTATCACTATCTGGAGGAGCGTTTTTCCCTGCCGGTGCGGCTCCTTGGCTCAGGCCTGTTTATTCTGCGCGTGCTCCTGTGGCTGGGGGCGGCCACGTATGCCCCGGCGCTGGCGCTGCAACAGGCCACCGGTTTGCCGCTGGAATTCTCCATTCTGGCCACCGGCATCCTGACCACGCTCTATACCATGATGGGCGGCATGAAGGCGGTCATCTGGACGGATGTGATGCAGTTTGGCGTGCTGTTTGGTGGCCAGCTGGTGATCCTTTTTGTGGCCCTGGGCAAGATCCCTGGCGGCCTTGGAGAAGTCATTGAGGTGGCCAAGACTCACGGCCAGCCCACCCCCATCGCCAGCCTGGATCCCACCATCCCTTATACCTGGGCCGGCATCCTCATCGGCGGAGCGGTACTGAATCTGATTCAAATGGCCACGGACCAGGTGGCAGTACAGCGCTACATGACCGCGCGGGACCTGAAAACGGCGCAAAGAGGGCTTTGGTATAAGCTCATCGTCACCATCCCCGTACTGGTGCTGTTTTATGGCACCGGCTGCGTGCTGCGCACCTTTTACAACCATGTGCCGGATCCCCTCGCCAACGGCCAGATCCTGAAGTCTGACCAGATCCTGCCCTGGTTCGTGGTGCATGAGCTGCCCACGGGCATGGCGGGCATCCTCATTGCCGCCATCTTTGCCGCCAGCATGTCCACCATCTCCGCAGGGCTCAATTCCCTGGCCTCCGCCACCATGGTGGATTTTCAGCAACGCCTGACCAGCAAGCCGCTGCCAGCAGATGAAAAGCAGATCTTCCAGGCCCGGCTGTGGACAGTTCTTTACGGGTCCATGGTCATCGCCCTGGCCTTCATCGTCTCTAAACTGGGCAATCTGGTGGAAGCCACGAATACGGTCATCGGCCTCGTTGGCGGGCCGGTTTTGGGCATGTTCCTCTGCGGCATCTTTATCCGCCGCGTTTCGGCCAAGGGCATCCTTATTGGCACTGTGATCGGTTTTGCCGCCTCGCTACTCAGCGTCCTCTGGCGGGGAGAGGCGGCAGACGGACAGGTGATCAAGGTTTCGTTCCTGTGGTACACAAGCGTCGGCTGTGTGGTGACCATCGCCATCGCCTGGGTGCTCAGCTTTTTCCTGCCGGGCAAACCCGCCCGCGAACTGGAAGGCCTGACCTGGCAGCAGCGCAATAACGAACCGTGA